Proteins encoded together in one Lysinibacter cavernae window:
- a CDS encoding leucine-rich repeat domain-containing protein gives MTSFHAAIPTAGWIKVAALTTGLTVGILSPVAMSAATAQTLSPTAPALQQATLPPAQPDPQQPAADPSDEPATIPDGTLSDDAQTQLDQASPEVLEAVAESLTQFQANAQPSAALVQASDPNAVVDTLAPGVRAAINQQLGRPHDSSLTQGDLAGIQFLQVQGNDPDTSTLAGLEYAVNLEWFFSFDTTFSDITPLQNLQHLQSATFDRNQITDVTPLQNVSTLYSLSLDGTTLSSLDQLTGFTQIRSLSLGRTDYASYAAIGQLTQLTSLRLNESSVTSLEFLAPITGLISLDLEATAITTIQPLSQLTELYTLNLNNVGAVASDLTPLASLTGLSTLQLRGNSISDLTPLRNLELLRSLQLSNNNLTTIEPLRSLTSLGTIAIDNNRVSTLEPLENAASLSWVSVLNNELTDLDALVGKPYLYSVFADGNTITQIPDLSASTYFNLLSLNNNKISSLDGFPQLGWLNTLNLAGNTISDVGPIATISSLSTLDISHNEVAEFAPLSQLQELRYLDVGNNPARDLGALSNAPNLMTLGLAHLEITSLDGLHLELAPHLSSLDVSDNKLTSLAGLELLSELYTLNAARNQIDDLSPLSGSYYLGELLISDNRVTSLSVVTGREYLHRVEANNNNITDLSPLSSAEYLDTVLINGNHIADVSPLLPLKYVVELSAIDQRLTGDDVFVPLGSSAFTTEHTVAVTDADGSSLGLVAGPSRTAGLSWTNIQSGATALTATFTSPAGNFSGTVDFPITRAEITSEAPTTLTAGSRFDLEITVTPGFVPATYSLQSGSPSWLSVNPAGMLSGVPPVAGTSSATIMVADALGNTISRTLDLDVVSGDTGGGGNGGTDTGNTGNNGENGTDGNNTNGAGTDVATGGNGAGAAAESLAITGTGQAATLGWLAALLAALGFGGVLLNRRKTR, from the coding sequence ATGACTTCGTTTCACGCAGCCATTCCGACAGCCGGATGGATCAAAGTTGCAGCGCTCACAACAGGCCTGACGGTAGGCATTCTCAGTCCTGTAGCCATGAGCGCGGCGACCGCACAAACTCTTTCGCCGACTGCTCCGGCGCTCCAGCAGGCCACGTTGCCACCCGCTCAACCGGATCCTCAGCAGCCCGCTGCCGACCCATCCGATGAGCCAGCAACGATTCCTGACGGCACCCTCTCCGACGACGCGCAAACGCAACTCGATCAGGCCTCGCCAGAAGTACTAGAGGCAGTAGCCGAGAGCCTCACCCAGTTTCAGGCCAACGCACAACCATCTGCGGCGCTGGTCCAGGCCTCAGACCCAAATGCCGTCGTTGACACCCTCGCTCCGGGCGTCAGAGCAGCAATCAACCAACAGCTTGGCCGGCCGCACGACAGTAGCCTCACACAGGGCGACCTTGCAGGCATCCAATTCCTCCAGGTCCAAGGAAACGATCCAGACACCAGCACGCTTGCCGGGCTTGAGTACGCGGTCAATCTTGAATGGTTCTTTTCGTTTGACACCACGTTTAGCGACATCACCCCCCTCCAGAACCTGCAGCATCTCCAGTCAGCAACATTCGACAGGAACCAAATCACCGATGTGACCCCGCTGCAAAACGTTTCGACCCTGTACTCACTGAGCCTCGACGGCACCACGCTGAGCTCGCTCGATCAGCTCACCGGATTCACCCAAATTCGTTCCCTCTCGCTCGGTCGCACCGACTATGCCAGCTACGCCGCGATCGGTCAGCTCACGCAGCTCACGTCTTTGAGGCTCAACGAAAGCTCCGTGACGTCACTCGAGTTTCTGGCGCCGATTACTGGGCTCATTTCGCTCGATCTCGAGGCCACCGCGATTACCACCATCCAACCGCTCTCCCAGCTCACCGAGCTCTACACGCTAAATCTCAATAATGTTGGCGCTGTCGCCAGTGATCTCACGCCGCTCGCCTCACTCACCGGGTTAAGCACGCTCCAGCTTCGTGGCAACAGCATCAGCGATCTGACGCCGTTACGCAACCTCGAACTCTTGCGGTCGCTGCAGCTCAGCAACAACAACCTGACAACCATTGAGCCGCTTCGGAGCCTCACCAGCCTTGGCACAATCGCCATAGATAACAACCGAGTCAGCACACTTGAACCGCTAGAGAATGCCGCGTCGCTCTCATGGGTGAGCGTGTTGAACAACGAGCTCACCGACCTCGACGCCCTCGTCGGCAAGCCATATCTGTACTCGGTCTTTGCTGACGGCAATACCATCACGCAGATCCCAGACCTTTCGGCGTCAACCTACTTCAACCTCCTTAGCCTCAATAACAACAAGATCTCCTCGCTCGACGGCTTTCCGCAGCTCGGCTGGCTCAACACGCTGAACCTTGCGGGCAACACGATCAGTGACGTCGGCCCTATCGCCACGATCAGCAGCCTCTCCACCCTCGACATCAGCCACAACGAAGTTGCCGAGTTCGCTCCTCTCTCGCAGCTTCAGGAGTTGCGCTATCTTGACGTTGGCAACAATCCCGCGCGCGATCTTGGCGCGCTGTCCAACGCGCCAAACCTTATGACGCTTGGACTGGCTCATCTCGAAATCACCTCGCTCGATGGCCTTCACCTTGAACTTGCCCCGCACCTGAGCAGCCTCGATGTGAGCGACAATAAGCTCACCTCACTCGCTGGTCTCGAGCTGCTCTCCGAGCTCTATACGCTCAACGCCGCGCGCAACCAGATCGACGATCTGAGCCCACTGAGCGGCTCGTATTACCTAGGCGAGCTCCTCATTTCAGACAACCGCGTTACCTCGCTGAGCGTGGTCACGGGGCGAGAGTATCTTCACCGCGTTGAGGCGAACAACAACAACATCACGGATCTTTCCCCGCTGTCGAGTGCTGAGTACCTTGACACGGTCCTGATCAATGGCAATCACATCGCTGATGTGTCACCCCTCCTGCCTCTGAAGTACGTTGTCGAGCTGAGCGCCATCGACCAGCGCCTCACCGGCGATGACGTGTTTGTTCCGCTCGGCTCATCAGCCTTTACCACCGAACACACCGTTGCGGTCACGGATGCCGATGGGTCGTCGCTCGGACTGGTCGCAGGACCAAGCCGGACCGCAGGGCTCAGCTGGACAAACATCCAGAGCGGCGCAACCGCGTTGACCGCGACGTTTACCTCACCAGCTGGCAACTTCAGCGGCACCGTTGATTTCCCGATCACCAGGGCCGAGATCACCTCTGAGGCACCAACAACGCTCACTGCTGGCAGCCGCTTCGATCTGGAAATCACCGTTACCCCTGGGTTCGTGCCCGCAACGTATTCGCTGCAGAGCGGTAGCCCCTCGTGGCTCTCCGTCAACCCAGCCGGGATGCTCAGCGGAGTGCCACCGGTAGCCGGAACATCGTCGGCAACGATCATGGTCGCGGATGCCCTCGGCAACACAATTTCTCGCACGCTCGACCTTGATGTTGTGTCCGGCGACACGGGCGGCGGAGGCAACGGCGGAACGGATACCGGCAACACTGGTAACAACGGCGAAAACGGCACCGACGGCAACAACACCAACGGTGCAGGCACTGACGTGGCAACGGGCGGCAACGGCGCAGGTGCGGCTGCTGAAAGCCTCGCCATCACCGGCACCGGCCAGGCGGCCACGCTCGGATGGCTCGCTGCGCTCCTCGCAGCACTCGGATTCGGCGGAGTACTTCTCAACCGCAGGAAGACTCGCTAG